In a single window of the bacterium genome:
- a CDS encoding BMC domain-containing protein has protein sequence MQALGFIETKGFVAAVEAADSALKAANVSLMTQMRAGSGLVLVVLTGDVAAVKAAVDAGAGSAAAIGQVVAAQVIASPHTDMEAFFGDSAQAVPVTEKSAPKRPAPKASPAAGDQKKSPGV, from the coding sequence ATGCAAGCATTGGGATTTATCGAGACTAAGGGATTCGTCGCTGCTGTCGAGGCTGCCGATTCGGCCCTCAAGGCGGCCAATGTGTCCCTCATGACTCAGATGCGCGCCGGCAGCGGTCTCGTGTTGGTCGTACTTACCGGTGATGTTGCCGCAGTCAAGGCGGCGGTGGACGCCGGAGCCGGTTCCGCGGCTGCGATTGGACAGGTGGTTGCGGCGCAGGTGATAGCGAGCCCTCATACCGACATGGAAGCCTTTTTTGGCGACAGCGCCCAGGCAGTGCCGGTCACTGAAAAAAGCGCGCCAAAACGCCCGGCACCGAAGGCTTCACCCGCTGCGGGTGATCAGAAAAAAAGCCCGGGTGTATAA